A genomic segment from Spinacia oleracea cultivar Varoflay chromosome 3, BTI_SOV_V1, whole genome shotgun sequence encodes:
- the LOC110786092 gene encoding protein EXPORTIN 1A isoform X2 yields MAAEKLRDLSQPIDVPLLDATVAAFYGTGSKEERAAADQILRELQNNQDMWLQVVHILQTSQNLNTKFFALQVLEGVIKYRWNALPVEQRDGMKNYISDVIVQLSRDEASFRQERLYVNKLNVILVQILKHDWPARWQSFIPDLVNAAKSSETICENCMVILKLLSEEVFDFSRGEMTQQKIKELKHSLNSEFQLIHELCLYVLSASQRTELIRATLSTLHAFLSWIPLGYIFESPLLETLLKFFSVPAYRNLTLQCLSEVAALTFGEFYNAQYVKMYNVFMVQLQAILPQTTSIPDAYANGSSDEQAFIQNLALFFTAFFKAHIRVLEASQESIASLLVGLEYLINISYVDDTEVFKVCLDYWNSLVLELFEAHHNVDNPAAVANMMGLQIPFIPGMADGMGSQLLQRRQLYAGTMSKLRLLMICRMAKPEEVLIVEDENGNIVRETMKDNDVLVQYKIMRETLIYLTHLDHDDTEKQMLKKLSKQLNGEDWSWNNLNTLCWAIGSISGSMMEEQENRFLVMVIRDLLNLCEITKGKDNKAVIASNIMYVVGQYPRFLRAHWKFLKTVVNKLFEFMHETHPGVQDMACDTFLKIVQKCKRKFVIVQVGESEPFVSELLTGLPTTITDLESHQIHMFYEAVGHMISAESDPQKRDEFLRRLMDLPNQKWAEIIGQARQSVDVLKDADVIRAVLNILQTNTSAATSLGTCFFQQISLIFLDMLNVYRMYSELISSTIAGGGPFASKTSFVKLLRSVKRETLKLIETFLDKAEDQPHIGTQFVPPMMDPVLGDYARNVPDARESEVLSLFATIINKYKAAMIEDVPRIFEAVFQCTLEMITKNFEDYPEHRLKFFSLLRAIATHCFAALIRLSPQQLKLVMDSIIWAFRHTERNIAETGLNLLLEMLKNFQVSEFCNQFYRTYFLTIEQEIFAVLTDTFHKPGFKLHVLVLQHLFCLVQSGAVTEPLWDAATVPYPYPNNEMFVREYTIKLLSTSFPNMTPAEVTQFVNGLFESTSELPTFKNHIRDFLVQSKEFSAQDNKDLYAEEAAAQRERERQRMLNIPGLIAPNEIQDEMVDS; encoded by the exons ATGGCGGCAGAGAAGCTAAGGGATTTGAGTCAGCCTATTGATGTCCCTCTCCTTGACGCTACCGTCGCCGCTTTCTATGGCACCGGATCTAAGGAAGAG AGGGCTGCGGCAGACCAGATATTACGAGAATTGCAGAACAATCAGGATATGTGGCTCCAAGTAGTACACATCCTTCAGACCAGTCAAAACTTAAATACAAAATTCTTCGCATTGCAG GTTTTGGAAGGTGTAATTAAATACCGATGGAATGCATTGCCCGTTGAACAGCGGGATGGAATGAAAAATTATATATCTGATGTTATTGTTCAG CTTTCAAGAGACGAGGCTTCTTTCAGGCAGGAAAGGTTATATGTCAACAAATTAAACGTCATATTGGTTCAG ATTCTGAAGCATGACTGGCCTGCTAGGTGGCAAAGCTTCATTCCTGACCTTGTTAATGCTGCTAAAAGCAGTGAAACGATTTGTGAAAATTGCATGGTCATATTGAAA CTGTTGAGTGAGGaggtttttgatttttcaaGAGGAGAAATGACGCAACAAAAGATTAAGGAACTTAAGCACTCGTTAAATAG TGAGTTTCAACTTATTCATGAGTTATGCCTGTATGTGCTATCCGCATCCCAGAGGACTGAGTTGATACGGGCTACTCTGTCTACACTTCATGCGTTCCTTTCATGGATTCCGTTGGGATATATTTTTGAATCCCCTCTG CTGGAAACTCTTTTGAAATTCTTTTCTGTTCCAGCATATCGAAATCTTACCCTCCAGTGTTTGTCTGAG GTTGCAGCACTGACATTTGGTGAATTCTACAATGCCCAATATGTGAAGATGTACAACGTATTCATGGTTCAGTTACAG GCTATTCTCCCGCAAACAACTAGTATTCCTGATGCTTATGCAAATGGATCCTCTGATGAGCAG GCTTTTATTCAGAATTTGGCTCTTTTTTTCACCGCATTTTTCAAG GCTCATATCAGGGTTCTGGAAGCCTCTCAAGAGAGCATAGCTTCCCTCTTGGTGGGTCTTGAGTATCTTATTAATATATCGTATGTTGATGATACAGAGGTTTTTAAG GTTTGCTTGGACTACTGGAATTCCTTGGTTTTAGAGTTGTTTGAGGCACACCATAATGTCGATAATCCTGCGGCAGTTGCGAATATGATGGGCCTGCAG ATACCATTTATTCCTGGAATGGCCGATGGTATGGGCTCTCAGCTCCTACAAAGGCGGCAACTTTATGCTGGCACTATGTCGAAGTTGCGTTTGCTAATGATTTGCCGAATGGCAAAGCCTGAAGAGGTTCTGATAGTCGAAGACGAAAATGGGAATATTGTTCGCGAGACTATGAAGGATAATGATGTTCTAGTACAATATAAG ATCATGAGGGAAACACTCATATATCTGACACATCTTGACCATGATGATACTGAGAAGCAG ATGCTTAAAAAATTAAGCAAGCAGCTTAATGGCGAAGACTGGTCATGGAATAATTTAAATACCTTGTGTTGGGCAATCGGATCGATATCTGGATCAATGATGGAAGAGCAG GAGAACAGGTTTTTGGTGATGGTTATTCGTGACTTGCTGAATTTATGTGAAATTACGAAAGGGAAAGACAACAAAGCTGTTATTGCAAGTAATATCAT GTATGTTGTCGGGCAGTACCCACGATTTTTGAGGGCTCATTGGAAATTTTTGAAAACAGTTGTCAACAAGTTGTTTGAGTTCATGCATGAAACACATCCAGGAGTTCAG GACATGGCGTGTGATACATTCTTGAAAATAGTTCAGAAGTGCAAACGTAAATTTGTCATTGTTCAG GTTGGGGAAAGTGAGCCTTTTGTATCTGAACTTCTTACTGGTCTTCCAACAACAATTACTGACCTTGAGTCTCATCAAATTCACATGTTCTATGAAGCT GTTGGTCATATGATCAGTGCAGAATCTGATCCACAAAAAAGGGATGAATTTCTACGGCGCTTAATGGATCTCCCTAATCAG AAATGGGCAGAGATCATTGGACAGGCACGCCAAAGTGTAGATGTGCTGAAGGACGCTGATGTTATTAGGGCAGTTCTCAACATTTTGCAG ACAAATACAAGTGCTGCTACCTCTCTTGGTACTTGTTTCTTCCAACAGATCTCGCTGATCTTTTTGGATATGCTTAATGTGTACAG AATGTATAGCGAACTTATCTCAAGTACCATTGCTGGTGGTGGCCCTTTTGCATCCAAAACCTCCTTTGTGAAGCTTTTGAG GTCGGTGAAGCGAGAGACTCTTAAACTTATTGAAACATTCTTGGATAAGGCTGAGGATCAGCCACACATTGGAACACAATTTGTTCCACCGATGATGGATCCCGTTCTCGGGGATTATGCAAGGAATGTTCCTGATGCTAGGGAGTCTGAAGTGTTGTCGCTTTTTGCTACTATAATAAACAA ATACAAGGCTGCGATGATAGAGGATGTCCCTCGCATTTTTGAAGCTGTTTTCCAATGCACTTTGGAG ATGATAACAAAGAATTTTGAAGATTACCCAGAGCATCGACTAAAGTTCTTTTCATTACTTCGGGCTATTGCTACGCATTGTTTCGCTGCATTGATTCGGCTGTCACCTCag CAATTGAAACTTGTTATGGACTCGATTATCTGGGCCTTCCGTCATACTGAAAGAAATATTGCTGAAACCGGGCTTAACCTCTTGCTAGAGATGCTAAAGAACTTTCAG GTTTCTGAGTTCTGTAATCAATTCTACCGGACTTACTTTTTGACTATCGAGCAAGAAATATTTGCTGTGCTGACGGACACCTTTCACAAACCTGGATTTAAGCTGCACGTGTTGGTCTTGCAGCATTTATTCTGCCTG GTACAATCTGGTGCTGTCACCGAACCTCTTTGGGACGCAGCGACAGTCCCTTA
- the LOC110786092 gene encoding protein EXPORTIN 1A isoform X1 has product MAAEKLRDLSQPIDVPLLDATVAAFYGTGSKEERAAADQILRELQNNQDMWLQVVHILQTSQNLNTKFFALQVLEGVIKYRWNALPVEQRDGMKNYISDVIVQLSRDEASFRQERLYVNKLNVILVQILKHDWPARWQSFIPDLVNAAKSSETICENCMVILKLLSEEVFDFSRGEMTQQKIKELKHSLNSEFQLIHELCLYVLSASQRTELIRATLSTLHAFLSWIPLGYIFESPLLETLLKFFSVPAYRNLTLQCLSEVAALTFGEFYNAQYVKMYNVFMVQLQAILPQTTSIPDAYANGSSDEQAFIQNLALFFTAFFKAHIRVLEASQESIASLLVGLEYLINISYVDDTEVFKVCLDYWNSLVLELFEAHHNVDNPAAVANMMGLQQIPFIPGMADGMGSQLLQRRQLYAGTMSKLRLLMICRMAKPEEVLIVEDENGNIVRETMKDNDVLVQYKIMRETLIYLTHLDHDDTEKQMLKKLSKQLNGEDWSWNNLNTLCWAIGSISGSMMEEQENRFLVMVIRDLLNLCEITKGKDNKAVIASNIMYVVGQYPRFLRAHWKFLKTVVNKLFEFMHETHPGVQDMACDTFLKIVQKCKRKFVIVQVGESEPFVSELLTGLPTTITDLESHQIHMFYEAVGHMISAESDPQKRDEFLRRLMDLPNQKWAEIIGQARQSVDVLKDADVIRAVLNILQTNTSAATSLGTCFFQQISLIFLDMLNVYRMYSELISSTIAGGGPFASKTSFVKLLRSVKRETLKLIETFLDKAEDQPHIGTQFVPPMMDPVLGDYARNVPDARESEVLSLFATIINKYKAAMIEDVPRIFEAVFQCTLEMITKNFEDYPEHRLKFFSLLRAIATHCFAALIRLSPQQLKLVMDSIIWAFRHTERNIAETGLNLLLEMLKNFQVSEFCNQFYRTYFLTIEQEIFAVLTDTFHKPGFKLHVLVLQHLFCLVQSGAVTEPLWDAATVPYPYPNNEMFVREYTIKLLSTSFPNMTPAEVTQFVNGLFESTSELPTFKNHIRDFLVQSKEFSAQDNKDLYAEEAAAQRERERQRMLNIPGLIAPNEIQDEMVDS; this is encoded by the exons ATGGCGGCAGAGAAGCTAAGGGATTTGAGTCAGCCTATTGATGTCCCTCTCCTTGACGCTACCGTCGCCGCTTTCTATGGCACCGGATCTAAGGAAGAG AGGGCTGCGGCAGACCAGATATTACGAGAATTGCAGAACAATCAGGATATGTGGCTCCAAGTAGTACACATCCTTCAGACCAGTCAAAACTTAAATACAAAATTCTTCGCATTGCAG GTTTTGGAAGGTGTAATTAAATACCGATGGAATGCATTGCCCGTTGAACAGCGGGATGGAATGAAAAATTATATATCTGATGTTATTGTTCAG CTTTCAAGAGACGAGGCTTCTTTCAGGCAGGAAAGGTTATATGTCAACAAATTAAACGTCATATTGGTTCAG ATTCTGAAGCATGACTGGCCTGCTAGGTGGCAAAGCTTCATTCCTGACCTTGTTAATGCTGCTAAAAGCAGTGAAACGATTTGTGAAAATTGCATGGTCATATTGAAA CTGTTGAGTGAGGaggtttttgatttttcaaGAGGAGAAATGACGCAACAAAAGATTAAGGAACTTAAGCACTCGTTAAATAG TGAGTTTCAACTTATTCATGAGTTATGCCTGTATGTGCTATCCGCATCCCAGAGGACTGAGTTGATACGGGCTACTCTGTCTACACTTCATGCGTTCCTTTCATGGATTCCGTTGGGATATATTTTTGAATCCCCTCTG CTGGAAACTCTTTTGAAATTCTTTTCTGTTCCAGCATATCGAAATCTTACCCTCCAGTGTTTGTCTGAG GTTGCAGCACTGACATTTGGTGAATTCTACAATGCCCAATATGTGAAGATGTACAACGTATTCATGGTTCAGTTACAG GCTATTCTCCCGCAAACAACTAGTATTCCTGATGCTTATGCAAATGGATCCTCTGATGAGCAG GCTTTTATTCAGAATTTGGCTCTTTTTTTCACCGCATTTTTCAAG GCTCATATCAGGGTTCTGGAAGCCTCTCAAGAGAGCATAGCTTCCCTCTTGGTGGGTCTTGAGTATCTTATTAATATATCGTATGTTGATGATACAGAGGTTTTTAAG GTTTGCTTGGACTACTGGAATTCCTTGGTTTTAGAGTTGTTTGAGGCACACCATAATGTCGATAATCCTGCGGCAGTTGCGAATATGATGGGCCTGCAG CAGATACCATTTATTCCTGGAATGGCCGATGGTATGGGCTCTCAGCTCCTACAAAGGCGGCAACTTTATGCTGGCACTATGTCGAAGTTGCGTTTGCTAATGATTTGCCGAATGGCAAAGCCTGAAGAGGTTCTGATAGTCGAAGACGAAAATGGGAATATTGTTCGCGAGACTATGAAGGATAATGATGTTCTAGTACAATATAAG ATCATGAGGGAAACACTCATATATCTGACACATCTTGACCATGATGATACTGAGAAGCAG ATGCTTAAAAAATTAAGCAAGCAGCTTAATGGCGAAGACTGGTCATGGAATAATTTAAATACCTTGTGTTGGGCAATCGGATCGATATCTGGATCAATGATGGAAGAGCAG GAGAACAGGTTTTTGGTGATGGTTATTCGTGACTTGCTGAATTTATGTGAAATTACGAAAGGGAAAGACAACAAAGCTGTTATTGCAAGTAATATCAT GTATGTTGTCGGGCAGTACCCACGATTTTTGAGGGCTCATTGGAAATTTTTGAAAACAGTTGTCAACAAGTTGTTTGAGTTCATGCATGAAACACATCCAGGAGTTCAG GACATGGCGTGTGATACATTCTTGAAAATAGTTCAGAAGTGCAAACGTAAATTTGTCATTGTTCAG GTTGGGGAAAGTGAGCCTTTTGTATCTGAACTTCTTACTGGTCTTCCAACAACAATTACTGACCTTGAGTCTCATCAAATTCACATGTTCTATGAAGCT GTTGGTCATATGATCAGTGCAGAATCTGATCCACAAAAAAGGGATGAATTTCTACGGCGCTTAATGGATCTCCCTAATCAG AAATGGGCAGAGATCATTGGACAGGCACGCCAAAGTGTAGATGTGCTGAAGGACGCTGATGTTATTAGGGCAGTTCTCAACATTTTGCAG ACAAATACAAGTGCTGCTACCTCTCTTGGTACTTGTTTCTTCCAACAGATCTCGCTGATCTTTTTGGATATGCTTAATGTGTACAG AATGTATAGCGAACTTATCTCAAGTACCATTGCTGGTGGTGGCCCTTTTGCATCCAAAACCTCCTTTGTGAAGCTTTTGAG GTCGGTGAAGCGAGAGACTCTTAAACTTATTGAAACATTCTTGGATAAGGCTGAGGATCAGCCACACATTGGAACACAATTTGTTCCACCGATGATGGATCCCGTTCTCGGGGATTATGCAAGGAATGTTCCTGATGCTAGGGAGTCTGAAGTGTTGTCGCTTTTTGCTACTATAATAAACAA ATACAAGGCTGCGATGATAGAGGATGTCCCTCGCATTTTTGAAGCTGTTTTCCAATGCACTTTGGAG ATGATAACAAAGAATTTTGAAGATTACCCAGAGCATCGACTAAAGTTCTTTTCATTACTTCGGGCTATTGCTACGCATTGTTTCGCTGCATTGATTCGGCTGTCACCTCag CAATTGAAACTTGTTATGGACTCGATTATCTGGGCCTTCCGTCATACTGAAAGAAATATTGCTGAAACCGGGCTTAACCTCTTGCTAGAGATGCTAAAGAACTTTCAG GTTTCTGAGTTCTGTAATCAATTCTACCGGACTTACTTTTTGACTATCGAGCAAGAAATATTTGCTGTGCTGACGGACACCTTTCACAAACCTGGATTTAAGCTGCACGTGTTGGTCTTGCAGCATTTATTCTGCCTG GTACAATCTGGTGCTGTCACCGAACCTCTTTGGGACGCAGCGACAGTCCCTTA